Part of the Candidatus Polarisedimenticolia bacterium genome, TTCATCATGTAGATGTAGCCGACGGTGATCTTCTGGTCGAACGCCTCGCCGCTCTTTCCGTCGTGCAGCATCGTCTTTCCCGACAGCGGCAGCCCGGCCTTGTGGAGCTGCTCCTTGATCTCCCCCTCGCGCGCGCCGTCGAACACGGGAGTGGCGAACTGGACCCCCAGAGCCTTGGCCGCCCATCCCAGATGCGTCTCCAGGATCTGGCCGACGTTCATTCGGGAAGGGACGCCGAGCGGGTTCAGGACGATTTCCACCGGCGTTCCGTCAGGGAGGTAGGGCATGTCCTCCACCGGCAGGATCCGGGCGATGACGCCCTTGTTCCCGTGCCGGCCCGCCATCTTGTCGCCGACGCTCAGCTTGCGCTTCATGGCCACGTACGCCTTGACCATCTTGATCACGCCGGGAGCCAGCTCGTCTCCTTTGCGGAGCTGGGCGATCTTCTCCTCGTAGAGCCGGCGGAGAATCTCCACCTTGCGCTCGTTCCGCTCGCCGATCTCCGTGATCTCCATCTGGTCGGACTTCTTGTGCTCCACCTCCATGCGGAGCAGATCGTCCACCGAGAGGTTGGCCAGGATCTCGTCGGTCAGCTCGGCCCCCTTGAGCAGCAGCTCCTTGCGGCCCCGCTTCTCCTTCAAGGGCGCCGAGAGCTTCTTGCCGAGCAGCAACTCCGTGATCCGCTTCCGATTCTCCTCCTTCAGGATGCGGATCTCGTCGTTGAGGTTCTTCTCCATCCGCGCGATCTGCTCCTGCTCGATCGCCAGGGCGCGGCCGTCCTTCTCGACCCCCTTGCGGCAGAAGATCTTGACGTCGACCACGGTGCCCTCGATCCCGGGCGGCGTGGTCAGCGAGGCGTCGCGGACATCTCCCGACTTCTCGCCGAAGATGGCCCGGAGGAGCTTCTCTTCCGGGGTCAGCTGGGTTTCCCCCTTGGGCGTGATCTTCCCGACCAGGATGTCCCCGGGCTTCACGTTGGCGCCGATGCGGATGATGCCGCTCTCGTCCAGGTCGCGCAGGAAGTCCTCGCTGACATTCGGGATGTCCCGCGTGATCTCCTCGGGGCCCAGCTTGGTGTCGCGGGCCTCGATCTCGAACTCCTCGATGTGGATGGACGTGAAGTAGTCGTCGGTGATCAGCTTCTCCGAGACGAGAATGGCGTCCTCGAAGTTGTAGCCGCGCCAGGGCATGAACGCGACCAGGACGTTTCGTCCGAGCGCCAGCTCGCCGCGATCGGTGCAGGGCCCGTCGGCCAGGACCTCTCCCCGCTTGACTCCCTGTCCAACCTTCACGACCGGATTCTGGTTGATGCAGGTGTTCTGGTTGGACCGCTTGAACTTCGTGAGGTTGTAGATGTCGGCCCCGAAATCCTCGCCTTCGCGGGGGCTCGCGGTGCCGTCGGAAGTCACCCGGATGATCACGCGCTGCGAATCGACATAGTCCACGACGCCGTCGCGCTGGGCGACCACGACCGCCCCCGAATCCTTCGCGGTGATCTCCTCCATGCCGGTCCCGACGAACGGCGCCTCCGCCCGCAGCAGGGGCACCGCCTGCCGCTGCATGTTCGACCCCATCAGCGCGCGGTTTGCGTCGTCGTTCTCCAGGAAGGGAATCAGGGAAGCCGCCACCGAAACGAGCTGCTTCGGCGAGACGTCGATGTACTGGACCTCGTCCCGGTGCACCAGCTTGAACTCTCCGGCGACGCGGGCCGAGACGCGCTCCTGCTCCAGCATGCCGCGTTCGTCGATCTCGGCGTTCGCCTGGGCGATGACGACTTTGTCCTCCTCCCAGGCGGTCAGGTAGAAGGGATGGGGCTCGAACTCCGGAAGCCGGATCTTTCTCCCGGTCGTCTTCCTCAGGCGCTTCAGCTCCTCCTCCATCTCATGCTTTTCGGCGACCTGGTTCACCTCGAAGTGGGAGTTCCCCCGGCTGATCACCCGGAAGTAATCGAGGACCCTCCCCTTGTCCACCTTCCGGTAGGGCGACTCGATGAACCCGAATTCGTTGATCCGGGCGTAGCAGGAAAGCGACGAGATGAGCCCGATGTTCGGCCCTTCCGGCGTCTCGATGGGACAGATCCGCCCGTAATGCGTCGGATGCACGTCGCGCACCTCGAAACCCGCCCGCTCCCGCGACAATCCGCCGGGTCCCAGGGCCGAAAGGCGACGCTTGTGGGTGATCTCCGAGAGCGGATTCGTCTGGTCCATGAACTGGGAAAGCTGGCTCGAGCCGAAGAACTCCTGAATCGCCGCCATGACGGGCTTGGCGTTGATCAGGTCGTGCGGCATGGCGGTGGTCATCTCCTGGTAGACGGACATCTTCTCCTTGATGGCCCGCTCCATGCGCACCAGGCCGATGCGGAACTGATTCTCGAGAAGCTCGCCGACCGCCCGCACCCGGCGGTTTCCCAGGTGATCGATGTCGTCCAGCGACCCGATCCCTTTCCGCAGCTTGAAGATATACTCGAGGACCTTGCAGAAGTCGGCGGAGGACAGCGTCCGGGTCTCCAGGGGAGTGTCGGCGATCTCGAGCTTGGTGTTGAACTTGAGCCGGCCCACCCGCGACAGGTCGTAGCGGTTGGCGTCGAAGAACATCCCCTCGAACAGGTTGCGGGAGCCTTCCAGGGTCGGGGGATCGCCGGGCCTCAGGCGCCGGTAGATCTCCACCAGCGCCTCATCCTGCGTCTTGATGGCGTCCTTGCGCAGCGTCTCCGAAAGGACGTTCCCGAGGTCGTCTTCGCCCGGGAAGAAGAGCTTCATCTCCTCCAGGCCGCGGGCCATCACCTCGGAGATGACCTTCTCCGTCAAGGGTTCGTTCGCCTCCA contains:
- the rpoB gene encoding DNA-directed RNA polymerase subunit beta; translated protein: MDQNAHSGSHSERLNFSKIHTSIPIPNLIEVQKHSYERFLQMYTAPADREDTGLQAVFKSIFPISDFRGTSSLEFEEYSIGNWECKCGKLEGLQHLRMSCAKCGKKIAVQNPKVFSVVCTDCGHVNESRISICDMCGDPVSLKFKYDVQECQERGMTYTVPLKVKIRLKVFEKDTTTGAKEIRDIKEQEVYFGEIPLLTENGTFIINGTERVIVSQLHRSPGVFFQSNHNRTVFMAKIIPYRGSWVEFEYDAKDILYVRIDRKRKFLGTIFLRALGLKTDEEILKAFYAVERITFDGKKIQWIVSPGLAGHKAKADVVDPKTDEVIVPKGKKIRRAMIAQLEKSKIAAIPVDLEALEGAYAAADLVDMKTGEVLLEANEPLTEKVISEVMARGLEEMKLFFPGEDDLGNVLSETLRKDAIKTQDEALVEIYRRLRPGDPPTLEGSRNLFEGMFFDANRYDLSRVGRLKFNTKLEIADTPLETRTLSSADFCKVLEYIFKLRKGIGSLDDIDHLGNRRVRAVGELLENQFRIGLVRMERAIKEKMSVYQEMTTAMPHDLINAKPVMAAIQEFFGSSQLSQFMDQTNPLSEITHKRRLSALGPGGLSRERAGFEVRDVHPTHYGRICPIETPEGPNIGLISSLSCYARINEFGFIESPYRKVDKGRVLDYFRVISRGNSHFEVNQVAEKHEMEEELKRLRKTTGRKIRLPEFEPHPFYLTAWEEDKVVIAQANAEIDERGMLEQERVSARVAGEFKLVHRDEVQYIDVSPKQLVSVAASLIPFLENDDANRALMGSNMQRQAVPLLRAEAPFVGTGMEEITAKDSGAVVVAQRDGVVDYVDSQRVIIRVTSDGTASPREGEDFGADIYNLTKFKRSNQNTCINQNPVVKVGQGVKRGEVLADGPCTDRGELALGRNVLVAFMPWRGYNFEDAILVSEKLITDDYFTSIHIEEFEIEARDTKLGPEEITRDIPNVSEDFLRDLDESGIIRIGANVKPGDILVGKITPKGETQLTPEEKLLRAIFGEKSGDVRDASLTTPPGIEGTVVDVKIFCRKGVEKDGRALAIEQEQIARMEKNLNDEIRILKEENRKRITELLLGKKLSAPLKEKRGRKELLLKGAELTDEILANLSVDDLLRMEVEHKKSDQMEITEIGERNERKVEILRRLYEEKIAQLRKGDELAPGVIKMVKAYVAMKRKLSVGDKMAGRHGNKGVIARILPVEDMPYLPDGTPVEIVLNPLGVPSRMNVGQILETHLGWAAKALGVQFATPVFDGAREGEIKEQLHKAGLPLSGKTMLHDGKSGEAFDQKITVGYIYMMKLSHLVDDKIHARSIGPYSLITQQPLGGKAQFGGQRFGEMEVWALEAYGAAHILQELLTAKSDDVYGRTKIYEALVKGETTVEPGLPESFNVLVRELQSLCLDVQLLSGGEK